One stretch of Pseudomonas sp. NC02 DNA includes these proteins:
- a CDS encoding SCO family protein: MSTLFTRRKVLSGMGLLGLGLLAGCDNSPKLNFKYGKDLSDKIMGRTFKLKNTDGETVTLSSFRGLMPVVFFGFTQCPAVCPTTLARMAQAKKLMGRDGKIMQVVFITLDPERDTPKILDAYVKAFDPSFQALYGTPEEIAVAAKEFGIFYEKIPAGDSYTLSHTATSFVFDTRGTLRLGLSASLNAKECAEDLLTVMEVC, encoded by the coding sequence ATGAGTACGTTATTCACCCGCCGCAAAGTCCTCTCCGGCATGGGATTGCTGGGCCTGGGCCTGCTGGCCGGCTGTGACAACAGCCCGAAACTGAACTTCAAGTACGGCAAGGATCTGAGCGACAAGATCATGGGCCGTACCTTCAAGCTCAAGAACACTGACGGCGAGACCGTCACCTTGAGTTCCTTCCGCGGCTTGATGCCGGTGGTGTTCTTCGGCTTCACCCAGTGCCCGGCCGTGTGCCCGACCACCCTGGCGCGCATGGCCCAGGCGAAAAAACTGATGGGCCGCGACGGCAAGATCATGCAGGTGGTGTTTATCACCCTGGATCCCGAACGCGACACGCCCAAGATACTCGACGCCTACGTCAAGGCCTTCGACCCCAGCTTCCAGGCGCTGTACGGCACCCCGGAAGAAATCGCCGTGGCCGCCAAGGAATTCGGGATCTTTTATGAAAAGATCCCAGCCGGCGACAGCTACACCCTCTCCCACACCGCCACCAGCTTTGTGTTCGACACCCGGGGCACCCTGCGCCTGGGCTTGTCTGCCTCGCTTAACGCCAAAGAGTGCGCAGAAGACCTGCTCACCGTCATGGAGGTCTGCTAA
- a CDS encoding DUF2946 domain-containing protein, with product MKLSRPDRSLIAWTLYFCVLFNVFVCGLGHGQMMGLELNGLGGQFCSSLGTKAPASDAGLGNPTASSWSNFFACPVCSAVTLGIVFLFCLAWLLGLGQKPRPAHERRNKAPPRYSWPSANPRASPAF from the coding sequence ATGAAACTCTCCCGCCCGGACCGTTCACTCATTGCCTGGACCCTGTATTTTTGCGTCCTGTTCAATGTGTTCGTCTGCGGTTTGGGCCATGGGCAGATGATGGGGCTTGAGCTCAATGGCCTGGGCGGTCAGTTCTGCTCAAGCCTGGGCACCAAGGCGCCGGCCTCGGATGCCGGCCTGGGCAATCCGACGGCCAGCAGCTGGTCGAACTTCTTCGCCTGCCCGGTGTGCTCCGCCGTGACCCTGGGCATCGTCTTCCTGTTTTGCCTGGCCTGGCTGTTGGGCCTGGGGCAAAAGCCGCGCCCGGCCCATGAGCGGCGCAACAAGGCCCCTCCGCGGTATTCCTGGCCTTCGGCCAACCCTCGCGCTTCCCCTGCATTCTGA
- a CDS encoding putative natural product biosynthesis protein: MSSILPSGAARLVSKASRRPSRSDVLLPSVEYPSNARCFVHLDARLLPYWHTLFDICPGLLKLDPPEGLNLFRSFMTWAYRNRPSLDWTYHVNVCRWLLGSVYRTQIDEEPIEAFMTAAAARWVSDDTSQARGVVVAWQGAPLQVVDWKPGSGVALQRLPPLPWDFAWCTLDSQGQFSGWLPVP, from the coding sequence ATGAGCTCTATCCTGCCTTCCGGCGCTGCCCGTCTGGTCAGCAAGGCGTCGCGCCGTCCGTCCCGCAGCGACGTGTTGCTACCGTCTGTCGAATACCCGAGTAACGCCCGCTGTTTCGTCCACCTGGATGCACGGTTGCTGCCTTACTGGCACACCTTGTTCGACATCTGCCCCGGTTTGCTCAAGCTCGACCCGCCGGAGGGCTTGAACCTGTTTCGCAGCTTCATGACCTGGGCTTACCGCAACCGTCCCTCCCTGGACTGGACCTACCATGTAAACGTGTGCCGTTGGCTGCTCGGTTCGGTGTATCGCACGCAGATCGATGAAGAGCCCATCGAAGCGTTCATGACGGCGGCGGCAGCCCGTTGGGTCAGCGATGACACCAGCCAGGCCCGGGGCGTGGTTGTGGCCTGGCAAGGCGCGCCGCTTCAGGTGGTGGACTGGAAGCCGGGCAGTGGCGTGGCGCTGCAAAGGCTGCCGCCGCTGCCCTGGGATTTCGCCTGGTGCACGTTGGACAGCCAGGGGCAGTTCAGCGGGTGGTTGCCGGTGCCTTGA
- a CDS encoding aromatic alcohol reductase, producing MTASILVLGAGELGLAVLRQLSRLAAPQNVSVTVLLRPATLNSPDPAKQQEIIELRALGIELLAGDLANGSEAELATLFADYHTVISCIGFAAGPATQRKLTRAVIAGGVKRYVPWQFGVDYDVIGRGSAQDLWDEQLDVRDLLRAQQGTQWVIVSTGMFTSFLFEPSFGVVDLAQNTVHALGDWDTAVTVTTPEDIGLLTARILFSTPPITNQVVYTAGDTLTYGELADTVDAQLGLTLKRERWSVRYLEAELAAAPEDNLMKYRVAFAQGNGVAWDPAITFNGQQQIAVTSVAQWIEQNLKAPATTR from the coding sequence ATGACTGCTTCGATCCTTGTACTGGGCGCCGGCGAACTGGGCCTGGCGGTACTGCGCCAACTGTCCCGCCTGGCTGCACCGCAAAATGTGTCTGTGACGGTGTTGCTGCGCCCCGCCACACTGAACTCCCCCGACCCGGCCAAACAGCAGGAAATCATCGAACTGCGCGCCTTGGGCATTGAGCTGCTGGCGGGTGACCTGGCCAATGGCTCCGAGGCCGAGCTGGCAACGTTGTTCGCCGACTATCACACCGTGATCAGTTGCATCGGCTTTGCCGCAGGCCCCGCCACTCAGCGCAAGCTGACCCGCGCGGTCATCGCAGGCGGCGTGAAACGTTATGTACCGTGGCAGTTCGGTGTGGACTACGACGTGATCGGCCGCGGTTCGGCCCAGGACCTCTGGGATGAACAGCTTGACGTGCGCGACTTGCTGCGCGCCCAGCAAGGCACGCAATGGGTGATTGTCTCCACCGGGATGTTCACCAGCTTCCTGTTTGAACCGTCCTTCGGCGTCGTCGACCTGGCGCAGAATACCGTGCATGCATTGGGAGATTGGGACACCGCTGTCACCGTCACCACGCCTGAGGACATCGGCCTGCTGACGGCACGCATCCTGTTCAGCACGCCGCCGATCACCAATCAGGTGGTGTACACCGCCGGAGACACCCTGACCTACGGCGAGCTGGCCGATACCGTGGATGCGCAACTGGGGCTCACCCTCAAACGCGAACGCTGGTCGGTGCGCTACCTGGAAGCGGAACTGGCCGCTGCACCCGAGGACAACCTGATGAAATACCGGGTGGCCTTCGCCCAAGGCAACGGCGTGGCCTGGGACCCTGCCATTACCTTCAATGGGCAACAACAGATCGCCGTGACCAGCGTTGCCCAATGGATTGAGCAGAACCTCAAGGCACCGGCAACCACCCGCTGA
- a CDS encoding helix-turn-helix domain-containing protein, with product MDNDEIIRRSQAACEALSADEDGLKRQVLTHAGNRWSLGIVHLLGVNGRLRHAEIGRRMEGVTQRMLTRTLRQLERDGLVLRHDFQEVPPKVEYQLSELGKQLLVHMIPLWTWVVENADGFRRSREQFDADQAL from the coding sequence GTGGATAACGACGAGATCATCAGGCGCTCACAAGCCGCCTGTGAAGCCCTTAGCGCCGATGAAGACGGGCTCAAACGGCAGGTGCTGACCCATGCGGGAAACCGCTGGTCGTTGGGCATCGTGCACCTGTTGGGCGTGAACGGCCGGCTGCGCCACGCCGAGATCGGCCGACGCATGGAGGGCGTCACCCAGCGCATGCTCACGCGGACCTTGCGCCAGCTGGAGCGCGATGGCCTGGTGCTGCGCCATGACTTCCAGGAGGTGCCGCCCAAGGTCGAATACCAGCTATCGGAGTTGGGCAAACAGCTGCTGGTGCACATGATTCCGTTGTGGACGTGGGTGGTGGAAAATGCCGACGGATTCAGGCGATCCCGGGAGCAGTTCGACGCTGATCAGGCGCTGTGA
- a CDS encoding LysR family transcriptional regulator — MDSLNTLNVFVQVAETRSFVAAGRVLGVTASAVGKSVVRLEERLGVRLFNRSTRSVTLTAEGELFLERSRRILMEIDEAEAELSQTVSAPRGRLKVSLPLVGHPFLQVLAQFKKAYPEVQLDLSFTDRRVDVVEEGYDAVLRSGEAPDSRLTSRLIGGYRMLLVASPAYLAERGTPQRPEDLAQHACIKFRYPNTGKMQRWPLRQDGVEADFPLPAAMVCNNLEARICFAVQGIGIAYLADFAIREWLDSGQLVPVLEACSEAENFRIMWPSGRHPTPKLRVFIDYLHAHLFPEDGPASKRADCRPTS; from the coding sequence ATGGACAGCCTCAACACCCTGAATGTTTTTGTGCAGGTCGCCGAAACCCGCAGCTTTGTCGCCGCCGGGCGCGTGCTGGGCGTAACGGCCTCGGCAGTCGGCAAGAGCGTGGTACGCCTGGAGGAACGCCTGGGTGTGCGCCTGTTCAACCGCAGCACCCGCAGCGTCACGCTGACTGCCGAGGGCGAGCTGTTTCTGGAGCGCAGCCGGCGCATCCTGATGGAGATCGACGAAGCCGAAGCCGAGCTTTCGCAAACCGTGTCGGCGCCTCGTGGCCGGCTCAAGGTCAGCCTGCCGCTGGTGGGCCATCCGTTCTTGCAGGTGCTCGCGCAATTCAAGAAAGCCTACCCCGAGGTGCAGCTGGACCTGAGCTTTACCGACCGCCGCGTGGACGTGGTGGAAGAAGGTTACGACGCCGTGCTGCGCAGCGGTGAAGCGCCCGACTCGCGCCTCACATCGCGCCTGATCGGCGGCTACCGGATGCTGCTGGTAGCATCACCGGCTTACCTCGCCGAGCGCGGCACGCCGCAACGGCCGGAAGACCTGGCTCAGCATGCATGCATCAAGTTCCGCTACCCCAACACCGGCAAAATGCAGCGCTGGCCCCTGCGCCAGGACGGGGTGGAAGCTGATTTCCCACTGCCCGCCGCGATGGTCTGCAACAACCTGGAAGCGCGCATCTGCTTTGCCGTGCAAGGTATCGGCATCGCCTACCTGGCGGATTTCGCCATTCGTGAATGGCTCGACAGCGGACAATTGGTGCCGGTGCTGGAGGCGTGTTCGGAAGCAGAGAACTTCCGGATCATGTGGCCTTCGGGCCGCCATCCAACGCCCAAGCTGCGGGTGTTTATCGACTACCTGCATGCGCACCTGTTTCCCGAGGATGGGCCTGCGAGCAAACGTGCAGACTGCCGGCCCACGTCTTGA
- a CDS encoding NAD(P)-dependent alcohol dehydrogenase, protein MTDTMKRWETPALGLHTLRLADVPRPIAKAGEVLVRVEAVSLNYRDGEVVENSMGADLTFPFTPASDMAGTVVAVGEGVTRFKVGDKLLSTFFAGWVDGAPLSWSEAPPQGGPLPGMLAEYVATPAEWCVHAPLSLTAGQASTLPVAALTAWMALFELGHLHAGHTVVVQGTGGVSLFAVQLAAANGARVIITSSSDEKIARAIELGATHGINRSRVPEWHTAVQALTDGRGAEHILEMAGGDNLTRSLHAVANGGRISVIGLLESDQLNAPVMALLGKRASIIGISVGPRRALEDLIAMIDRHGIEPVIDHTYGFEQVPEAFAHLGRGAFGKIVIEVGR, encoded by the coding sequence ATGACCGACACCATGAAACGCTGGGAAACACCTGCATTGGGACTGCACACACTGCGCCTTGCCGACGTGCCACGCCCCATCGCGAAGGCCGGGGAGGTATTGGTGCGCGTCGAGGCCGTCTCGCTCAATTACCGCGACGGTGAAGTGGTCGAAAACAGCATGGGTGCCGACCTCACATTCCCATTCACGCCGGCCTCCGACATGGCGGGCACGGTGGTCGCCGTGGGCGAGGGCGTTACGCGTTTCAAGGTGGGCGACAAGCTGCTGTCGACGTTTTTTGCCGGATGGGTCGATGGCGCTCCGCTGTCCTGGAGTGAAGCGCCGCCTCAGGGTGGCCCGCTCCCCGGCATGCTCGCCGAGTACGTGGCAACACCTGCCGAATGGTGCGTGCATGCGCCCCTCAGCCTCACCGCAGGGCAGGCCAGCACCTTGCCAGTGGCCGCCTTGACGGCGTGGATGGCGCTGTTCGAACTGGGCCACCTGCACGCCGGCCATACCGTGGTGGTGCAGGGCACCGGTGGCGTCTCGTTGTTTGCGGTGCAACTGGCTGCGGCCAATGGTGCCCGCGTTATCATCACCAGTAGCAGCGATGAAAAGATCGCGCGTGCCATAGAGCTGGGTGCCACCCATGGCATCAACCGCAGCCGGGTACCGGAATGGCACACGGCGGTGCAAGCGCTGACCGATGGGCGTGGCGCCGAACATATCCTGGAAATGGCCGGCGGTGACAACCTCACGCGTTCCCTGCACGCGGTAGCCAACGGTGGGCGCATCTCGGTGATCGGCCTGCTGGAGAGTGACCAATTGAATGCTCCGGTCATGGCCTTGCTGGGCAAGCGGGCCTCCATCATCGGCATCTCCGTGGGGCCGCGCCGCGCATTGGAAGATCTGATTGCCATGATCGACCGCCACGGCATCGAGCCGGTAATCGATCACACCTACGGCTTCGAGCAAGTGCCCGAAGCCTTCGCTCATCTCGGGCGCGGTGCCTTTGGCAAGATCGTGATCGAGGTCGGCCGGTGA
- a CDS encoding MFS transporter, which yields MIYIILGLFGLYTLEFGVVGILPMIVERFGISVSQAGLLMGLFALIVAVLGPFLVLMASRLARKKILVGALFGFSVCSVLSAFAPNFETLMALRVIPAMLHPVFFAAAFSTAVSLYPKDRAAHATALAVVGTTLGLVLGVPLTTWVGASISYEASFFFCALATGLAGVGLLLKLPHHERPMPLSFGKQLAVLRSLSVWLAIIATVLVFTTMFSVYSYAAEYLRTQTGMDGQAISIMLVIFGVGGVTGNLLVGRLLGKSMVATVVLYPIVLAAAYVVLYAFGSPSWWSMSLIVLLWGAAHTCGLVVTQVWLTSSAPEAHEFATSLYVSSANAGVVIGASVGGLFINAFGTTGVIGCGLIFAALSLLVIGWKALAFGGAKALPADLCAAH from the coding sequence GTGATCTACATCATTCTGGGTCTTTTCGGCCTGTACACCCTGGAGTTTGGTGTGGTCGGTATTTTACCGATGATCGTCGAACGTTTCGGCATCAGCGTGTCTCAGGCCGGGTTATTGATGGGCTTGTTTGCGCTGATCGTGGCGGTGCTGGGGCCTTTCCTGGTGCTGATGGCGTCGCGCCTGGCGCGCAAGAAAATCCTGGTGGGCGCGCTCTTTGGTTTTTCCGTGTGCAGCGTGCTGTCGGCGTTTGCGCCGAACTTCGAAACCTTGATGGCGTTGCGGGTAATTCCGGCGATGCTGCACCCGGTGTTTTTTGCCGCTGCGTTTTCCACCGCGGTGTCCTTGTACCCCAAGGACCGCGCGGCGCATGCCACGGCCCTGGCCGTGGTGGGCACCACCTTGGGCCTGGTGCTTGGGGTGCCGCTGACCACATGGGTGGGCGCGAGTATTTCCTATGAGGCATCGTTCTTCTTCTGCGCTTTGGCAACGGGGTTGGCAGGTGTCGGACTGCTGTTGAAACTGCCCCATCATGAACGCCCGATGCCGCTGAGTTTCGGCAAGCAACTGGCGGTGCTGCGCAGCCTGTCGGTGTGGCTGGCGATCATCGCGACGGTGCTGGTGTTCACCACGATGTTTTCGGTCTACAGCTATGCCGCCGAGTACCTCAGGACCCAGACCGGCATGGATGGCCAGGCCATCAGCATCATGCTGGTGATCTTCGGCGTGGGCGGTGTCACGGGCAACCTGTTGGTGGGCCGGTTATTGGGCAAAAGCATGGTGGCGACGGTGGTGCTGTACCCCATTGTGCTGGCGGCGGCGTACGTGGTCTTGTACGCGTTCGGCAGCCCGTCGTGGTGGTCGATGAGCTTGATTGTGCTGCTGTGGGGCGCTGCGCATACCTGCGGGCTGGTGGTCACGCAAGTCTGGCTGACCTCGTCGGCGCCCGAGGCGCATGAGTTCGCAACCAGCCTGTATGTGTCCTCGGCGAATGCCGGCGTGGTGATCGGGGCGTCCGTGGGCGGGCTGTTTATCAATGCATTCGGCACCACCGGAGTGATCGGCTGCGGCTTGATATTTGCCGCACTGTCATTGCTTGTGATTGGGTGGAAGGCCTTGGCGTTCGGAGGCGCCAAGGCATTGCCCGCAGACCTGTGCGCTGCGCATTAG
- a CDS encoding SDR family NAD(P)-dependent oxidoreductase encodes MNNDFNHRLAVVTGASSGIGLAVTCKLLEQGAQVVAMSRQIGELGALAERFGEQLYWLAGDVTQAADQARLAQLTASIGPVDYLVPNAGIAQLADGLDLAAFDRQWAVNGAAALNTLGSLREQMAAQASVVFIGTFLELATFPGLAAYIASKAALRAQMRTLAVELAPHGIRLNMVSPGPTATPIWSTLGLSDEALGGVATTVNQRLLNGQFLEPGAIADVILFQLSQGARSVFGQDWVVDGGYTLR; translated from the coding sequence ATGAACAATGACTTCAACCACCGCCTTGCCGTAGTGACCGGTGCCAGTTCAGGTATCGGCCTGGCTGTCACCTGCAAGCTGCTTGAACAAGGTGCGCAAGTGGTCGCCATGTCGCGACAGATTGGCGAATTGGGCGCATTGGCGGAGCGTTTTGGCGAGCAGCTCTACTGGCTGGCGGGGGATGTCACCCAGGCTGCCGACCAGGCACGCCTGGCGCAGTTGACGGCGTCCATCGGACCGGTGGATTACCTCGTGCCCAATGCCGGGATCGCACAACTGGCCGATGGCCTGGACCTGGCCGCCTTTGACCGGCAATGGGCCGTCAATGGAGCCGCGGCTCTCAACACCCTCGGCAGCCTACGCGAGCAAATGGCCGCCCAGGCGTCGGTGGTATTTATCGGTACATTCCTGGAGCTGGCGACCTTCCCTGGGCTCGCCGCGTATATTGCTTCGAAGGCCGCCTTGCGGGCGCAAATGCGCACCCTGGCGGTGGAGCTGGCGCCCCATGGCATTCGTCTGAACATGGTATCGCCCGGCCCCACCGCCACGCCGATCTGGAGCACCTTGGGGCTCAGTGACGAAGCGTTGGGCGGCGTTGCCACCACAGTCAATCAGCGCCTGCTCAATGGGCAATTCCTAGAGCCGGGCGCTATTGCCGATGTGATCCTGTTCCAGTTGAGCCAGGGCGCACGCAGTGTGTTTGGCCAGGACTGGGTGGTCGACGGCGGCTACACCCTGCGTTGA
- the ispC gene encoding 1-deoxy-D-xylulose-5-phosphate reductoisomerase: MSLIPRKKVIRQVIATRQRLQAISVLGATGSVGVNVLDVIARHPERYKVFALSGFTQLELLKKQCLLHRPDYAVVPTPQAVATLQKQLLEEGSQTQVVGGESGLKFVAGHRDVDTVVAAIVGAAGLNATMAAVEAGKKILLANKEALVMSGALFMQAVRSSGAVLLPLDSEHNAIFQCLPSHAQHGLAHAGVRRILLTGSGGPFSQTPMAQLHNVTPDQACAHPKWSMGRKISVDSATLMNKGLELIEACWLFGARPSQVEVVIHPQSVVHSLVDYVDGSMLAQLGNPDMRTPISHALAWPQRIDSGVEPLDLFKVARLDFEVPDEKRFPCLALAREVADVGGTAPASLNAANEVAVQAFLDGRIGFMQIAECIRHVLDKEPVVAVTDLYGVMEADASARRWALGWLNQHYQR, translated from the coding sequence ATGTCGCTTATTCCGCGCAAAAAAGTCATTCGCCAGGTGATCGCCACCCGTCAACGCTTGCAAGCCATCAGCGTGCTGGGCGCTACCGGTTCGGTGGGCGTCAACGTATTGGACGTTATCGCGCGTCACCCCGAGCGCTATAAAGTCTTCGCCCTCAGCGGGTTCACCCAACTGGAGCTGTTGAAAAAACAATGCTTGTTGCACCGTCCGGACTACGCCGTGGTGCCCACGCCGCAAGCCGTGGCGACGCTGCAGAAGCAACTGTTGGAGGAGGGCTCTCAGACTCAGGTAGTGGGCGGCGAAAGCGGTCTGAAATTCGTCGCCGGTCACCGGGATGTGGACACGGTGGTGGCCGCTATCGTCGGTGCGGCGGGCTTGAATGCAACGATGGCCGCCGTCGAGGCCGGCAAGAAAATCCTCCTGGCCAACAAAGAGGCACTGGTGATGTCCGGTGCGTTGTTCATGCAGGCGGTGCGCAGCAGTGGGGCGGTGCTGTTACCGCTGGACAGCGAGCACAACGCAATCTTTCAGTGCCTGCCGTCCCATGCTCAACACGGCCTGGCCCACGCGGGCGTGCGGCGCATTCTGTTGACTGGCTCCGGCGGGCCGTTTAGCCAAACGCCGATGGCGCAACTGCACAACGTAACGCCGGACCAAGCCTGCGCTCACCCGAAATGGTCCATGGGCCGCAAGATTTCGGTGGACTCGGCAACCCTGATGAACAAGGGACTCGAACTGATCGAGGCCTGTTGGTTATTCGGCGCCAGGCCGTCCCAGGTCGAGGTAGTGATCCATCCGCAAAGCGTCGTCCATTCGCTGGTGGATTACGTCGACGGCTCAATGCTCGCGCAGTTGGGGAACCCGGACATGCGCACGCCCATCAGCCATGCCCTGGCCTGGCCGCAACGGATCGATTCAGGGGTTGAACCACTGGATTTGTTCAAGGTGGCCCGGCTGGATTTCGAAGTACCGGACGAGAAGCGCTTTCCTTGCCTGGCCCTGGCGCGCGAGGTGGCGGATGTGGGCGGCACGGCACCGGCGTCGCTCAATGCGGCCAATGAAGTCGCGGTGCAGGCCTTTCTGGACGGACGCATCGGCTTCATGCAGATCGCCGAGTGCATCCGGCATGTGCTGGACAAGGAGCCGGTGGTGGCGGTGACGGACCTGTATGGCGTCATGGAGGCCGACGCCAGTGCCCGCCGGTGGGCACTCGGATGGCTGAATCAGCACTATCAGCGATGA
- a CDS encoding LysR family transcriptional regulator — protein sequence MDILQNMRIFRCVAEVGSFTGAAVQLNSNTTHISRSISNLETHLRTRLFNRTTRRTALTESGKRYLLRCEQILRSVEEAELEAGDAHTRPTGQLKVHSMTGIGQHYVVDAIARYRKNYPDVTFNLSMSNRTPNLVNEGFDVSIVLAIDLPDSSHVSQKLGTTYSIVCASPSYIKNHGAAQTPQDLLSHACLRLVSPVIPLEDWTFDGPRGQESVTISSSPFLVDSVDAMKTAISNDMGVGILPVHAAIKGLRSGTLVRVLPEYRLEELSLYAIYPSRHYLDAKIKTWVEYLRSSLPEVLADHKAVLKIRDRVSYG from the coding sequence ATGGACATCCTGCAGAACATGCGCATCTTCCGCTGCGTTGCCGAAGTCGGCAGTTTTACTGGCGCGGCAGTGCAGTTGAATAGCAACACCACCCATATTTCGCGCTCCATTTCCAACCTTGAAACCCACCTGCGAACCCGCCTGTTCAACCGCACCACACGCCGTACCGCACTGACCGAATCCGGCAAACGCTACCTGTTGCGTTGCGAGCAAATCCTGCGCTCCGTCGAGGAAGCGGAGCTGGAAGCCGGCGACGCCCACACACGCCCTACCGGCCAGTTGAAAGTGCACTCGATGACAGGCATCGGCCAGCACTACGTGGTGGACGCCATCGCACGCTACCGCAAGAACTACCCCGACGTGACGTTCAACCTGAGCATGAGCAACCGCACGCCGAACCTGGTCAACGAAGGGTTCGACGTGTCGATTGTGTTGGCCATTGACCTGCCCGATTCCAGCCACGTTTCACAGAAACTGGGCACGACCTACAGCATCGTCTGCGCCTCACCGTCCTACATAAAAAACCATGGTGCCGCGCAAACGCCGCAAGACCTGCTCAGCCACGCCTGCCTGCGGCTGGTCAGCCCGGTGATCCCGCTGGAAGACTGGACGTTCGACGGCCCCCGAGGCCAGGAGAGCGTCACCATCAGCAGCTCGCCGTTCCTGGTGGACTCGGTCGACGCCATGAAGACCGCCATCAGCAACGACATGGGCGTGGGCATCCTGCCGGTGCATGCGGCAATCAAGGGGCTGCGCAGCGGCACTCTGGTGCGAGTCCTGCCCGAGTACCGCCTGGAAGAACTGAGCCTGTACGCCATCTACCCTTCCCGGCACTACCTGGATGCAAAAATCAAAACCTGGGTGGAGTACCTGCGCAGTTCACTCCCGGAAGTGCTGGCCGACCATAAGGCTGTGCTGAAGATTCGCGACCGGGTCAGCTACGGCTGA